From a single Solenopsis invicta isolate M01_SB chromosome 6, UNIL_Sinv_3.0, whole genome shotgun sequence genomic region:
- the LOC105196623 gene encoding neogenin isoform X5 codes for MEPRPLAAVLLALLLTALARVNAGGLDFIIEPRDVVVEQGGPARLDCEAKSVFGTPNIHWRTDDGQPITFIGDSYRSQLANGSLYINSVYAGSAELTGSYQCLASIENVGSIVSRPATIKLASLPGFEREPQDTMVYTGQIAYLSCALPASSSLLKIQWLKDERPLKLDENRMTILPSGALEIDDVQYHDIGSYRCNASGYGQYRLSNKAELGLLSSDIDEGSSAPVFIAQPLQQIATEESDVTLECAANGYPKPTILWLKDGVALDLTSLDSRYRKIAASSLMITNVKESDHGSYQCRAENMVESLDAVAELIVQVPPKFVKKPEDKVASESQDLEFECEIYGKPEPKITWLKNGERITLSAYWQIVNGYNLRINGLLPIDAGIFQCMGVNPAGSVQASARLTINQPKIANPHRTTTPKTVPKKKLLLHRQLYNKTWQHPSTLLGHTFSSHMPSPPLSISPSDDPADLLPSSFKYPNSLYDPDSRFVDDTDTLEAFDGGGVPSPPRNLSLVIVTARFVTLRWQEPENANSDALNYFIHYKQEGAMRERVVNTQQKLEAMIRGLQPSMTYQFHVVAQNSRGISAPSEVLQVATLIEANVPGPPMNLEGHATSSMSITLSWEEPQVINGRISKYIITFMEGDGEEVTRETTSTTYELVDLVPYTEYSIRVQAVNENGPGAFSKDIMIRTHSAQPTQPPHNVTLEAASSTSIIIRWEPPLEGQNGIITGYRIRYRRYPHDPRSGDRRSPITVTTEGNQRLYVLNGLEKHVVYQVRICAFNVNGTGPWTEWTKIETYENDLDETKVPNVPSNLKANAMADSILISWHPPKDQSIKVRKYKLGWGKGYPDVEIQVLDGKQRSYAIKPIEPTTEYVISLRATNNVGDGQPAYANVRTPERFVSESAVPLIPPVGLKAIVLSASTVVLYWTDTTLSKSQYITDSRYYVVRYTNYHHSSSPRYKYYNATDLNCMIHDLKPNTQYEFTVKLVKGKRSSPWSMVVLNQTQEAAPSTAPRDLIIQTVEDRPTSVLLRWQPPKQPNGQITGYLIIYSTDNTKWDRDWLVEGVIGDKVDATVKGLHPNTLYYFKIQARNSKGYGPFSTTISFKTPQSNGMDDELHDGDGRSFSNILIYIIAGLSVIFITAISVVVVVCCKRNPGSPDRKKGYMKDSNQKTNIKPPDLWIHHDQMELKALEKSSINGEASTSGVTSNTLPRSSNPDYNQDNIHGNSSSLDKRTYVPSYMAIATATPIVNSSMSQPTIHTSCSDTSSVRQNYPRTVAQYSLNRAHVTLEPTPESSPDSCSIPNSYEPLQSQLSYGTSGQSYSGSTQYNSGHYGNSAQPMSSSVGVENNASKRLQGHPLKSFSVPAPPPQSAPSTPAQQKHGVSQVTVRPTISGSPYKKPQNSSSQLTKNRLASVSNPVHTSEEVERLKLQPSYSTEELNQEMANLEGLMKDLNAITASEFEC; via the exons ATGGAGCCGCGTCCTCTCGCCGCCGTCCTCTTGGCTTTGTTGTTGACAGCGCTCGCACGAG TCAACGCGGGAGGCTTGGACTTCATTATCGAGCCGCGGGATGTGGTGGTGGAGCAGGGAGGTCCTGCGAGGCTGGACTGCGAGGCGAAGAGCGTATTTGGGACGCCAAATATACATTGGCGTACGGACGATGGTCAGCCGATCACGTTTATTGGGGACAGTTATCG atcaCAGCTAGCGAATGGGTCCTTGTACATAAATAGTGTGTACGCTGGTAGTGCAGAATTAACCGGAAGTTATCAGTGCTTAGCCTCCATAGAGAATGTCGGCTCGATTGTCTCTCGGCCAGCTACAATTAAACTTGCAA gccTCCCTGGCTTTGAAAGGGAACCTCAAGACACCATGGTTTATACGGGACAGATTGCATATTTGAGTTGTGCGCTACCGGCTTCCTCGAGTTTGTTAAAGATACAATGGTTAAAGGATGAACGTCCTTTAAAGCTCGATGAGAATCGAATGACAATTCTGCCATCAG GCGCGTTGGAGATCGATGATGTTCAGTATCACGACATAGGATCATACAGATGTAACGCTAGCGGCTATGGCCAATACAGACTGAGCAACAAAGCAGAATTAGGTTTATTATCTAGTGACATCG ATGAGGGATCTAGCGCTCCAGTATTTATCGCACAACCCCTGCAACAAATAGCCACCGAAGAGTCTGACGTGACTTTGGAATGCGCCGCCAATGGCTATCCAAAACCGACAATTCTTTGGCTTAAAGACGGTGTAGCTCTTGATTTAACGTCACTCGACTCTag ATATCGCAAAATTGCAGCCTCTAGTCTTATGATCACGAATGTGAAAGAATCGGATCACGGTTCGTATCAATGTCGTGCGGAAAATATGGTCGAATCTTTGGATGCAGTTGCTGAATTAATTGTACAAG TTCCACCGAAATTTGTGAAGAAGCCGGAAGATAAAGTGGCAAGTGAGAGTCAGGATCTAGAGTTCGAATGTGAAATCTATGGAAAACCGGAACCAAAAATTACCTGGCTGAAGAACGGCGAGCGTATCACATTGAGTGCATATTGGCAAATTGTCAATGG ATACAATTTGAGAATCAATGGACTGTTACCCATAGATGCAGGAATTTTCCAGTGCATGGGAGTGAATCCTGCTGGTAGTGTTCAAGCCTCGGCACGTCTTACAATTAACCAGCCCA AGATAGCAAATCCCCATAGAACAACTACTCCTAAGACAGTTcctaagaaaaaattattactgcACCGGCAGTTGTATAATAAGACGTGGCAGCATCCAAGTACTCTCCTAGGACACACGTTCTCGTCACACATGCCAAGTCCTCCACTTTCAATAAGTCCGTCCGACGATCCTGCAGATCTGCTCCCGAGTTCGTTTAAGTATCCTAACTCCCTTTACGATCCGGACTCCCGTTTTGTAGATGATACAGATACTCTAGAAGCGTTTGATGGGGGTGGTGTACCCTCACCGCCGAGGAACTTGAGTCTCGTCATCGTTACCGCAAGATTCGTTACACTACGCTGGCAAGAGCCAGAAAACGCAAACAGCGACGCTCTCAACTATTTCATACATTATAAACAGGAGGGGGCTATGAG GGAAAGAGTTGTCAACACGCAGCAGAAGCTGGAGGCCATGATACGTGGTTTGCAACCTAGTATGACGTATCAATTCCACGTGGTTGCACAAAATTCTCGAGGAATCAGTGCTCCTAGCGAAGTATTACAAGTTGCAACATTGATAGAGGCTAATGTTCCCGGACCTCCGATGAATCTAGAGGGTCATGCGACAAGCAGCATGAGTATTACCTTATCGTGGGAGGAGCCACAAGTTATAAATGGTCgaatatctaaatatattattacatttatggag GGCGACGGTGAAGAGGTAACACGTGAAACTACTAGTACAACGTATGAATTGGTAGATCTCGTGCCTTATACGGAATACAGTATTAGAGTTCAAGCGGTCAACGAAAATGGCCCAGGCGCGTTTAGTAAAGATATCATGATTCGGACTCACAGCGCACAACCGACACAACCGCCGCATAACGTTACTTTAGAAGCAGCTAGTTCGACG AGTATTATCATAAGGTGGGAACCTCCGCTCGAGGGGCAGAATGGAATCATCACGGGTTATAGAATACGTTATCGCAGATATCCGCATGACCCCCGATCCGGGGATCGGCGATCCCCGATCACGGTGACAACTGAAGGAAATCAACGTTTATACGTGCTCAATGGGCTCGAAAAGCACGTTGTGTATCAAGTCCGCATATGTGCCTTCAATGTCAATGGAACTGGACCTTGGACAGAATGGACAAAGATAGAGACGTACGAGAACGATTTGGACGAAACAAAAGTACCAAATGTACCCAGTAATTTAAAAG CGAATGCTATGGCAGATTCTATACTAATATCGTGGCATCCCCCGAAAGATCAGAGCATCAAAGTGAGAAAGTATAAATTAGGCTGGGGTAAAGGCTATCCTGATGTCGAGATACAGGTTCTTGATGGAAAGCAACGATCCTATGCTATTAAGCCTATAG AACCAACAACGGAGTACGTAATATCTTTAAGAGCAACGAATAATGTTGGTGATGGTCAACCAGCATACGCGAATGTGAGAACTCCCGAACGTTTTGTATCTGAATCCGCAGTGCCTTTAATACCACCCGTTGGCCTTAAAGCTATCGTGCTCTCGGCTTCCACTGTTGTACTGTATTGGACAGACACGACCTTGTCAAAAAGTCAA tatatcaCCGATAGTCGATACTACGTGGTGCGTTATACGAACTACCATCACAGCAGCAGCCCAagatacaaatattacaatgcTACTGATCTCAACTGTATGATTCACGATTTAAAACCTAATACACAATATGAATTTACGGTTAAACTGGTCAAG GGTAAACGAAGCTCGCCGTGGAGTATGGTCGTTCTAAATCAAACACAAGAGGCTGCACCTAGCACAGCGCCTCGAGATTTAATCATTCAAACTGTCGAGGATCGTCCAACTTCCGTTTTACTGCGATGGCAACCTCCTAAGCAACCCAATGGACAAATCACAG GATATCTCATAATTTATTCCACTGATAACACGAAATGGGATCGTGATTGGCTGGTCGAAGGTGTCATCGGTGACAAGGTGGATGCTACCGTGAAGGGTCTGCATCCTAATACGTTATATTACTTTAAGATCCAAGCCCGTAACTCCAAAGGATATGGACCATTCTCCACAACAATCTCATTTAAAACGCCACAAA GCAATGGCATGGATGATGAATTGCATGATGGAG atgGGCGAAGCTTCTCcaatatattgatttatatcaTAGCGGGTCTTTCTGTTATCTTTATCACTGCCATATCGGTAGTGGTCGTAGTTTGCTGTAAACGTAATCCAGGCTCCCCAGATCGAAAGAAAGG ATATATGAAAGATTCGAATCAGAAGACAAATATTAAACCGCCGGATTTGTGGATTCATCACGATCAAATGGAGCTGAAGGCGCTTGAGAAATCGTCGATAAATGGTGAAGCTTCTACCAGTGGCGTCACCAGTAATACGTTACCTAGGTCGAGCAATCCGGATTATAATCAAGATAATATACACGGAAATTCCAGTTCGCTGGATAAGCGTACTTACGTGCCAAGTTATATGG CTATAGCCACAGCTACTCCAATTGTGAATAGCAGCATGTCGCAGCCAACCATTCACACCTCGTGCAGCGATACATCATCGGTGAGACAAAACTATCCACGAACAGTCGCGCAATATAGCTTAAATCGCGCGCACGTCACGTTGGAACCAACTCCAGAATCCAGTCCGGATTCTTGTAGCATACCTAACTCATATGAGCCATTACAGAGTCAG ttgtcaTATGGTACAAGTGGGCAGTCTTACAGTGGAAGCACTCAATATAATTCCGGTCATTATGGCAACAGCGCTCAACCGATGAGCAGTTCTGTTGGGGTAGAGAATAATGCTAGCAAGCGATTGCAAGGTCATCCCCTTAAGAGTTTCAGCGTGCCGGCTCCCCCGCCACAGAGTGCCCCTTCGACGCCAGCGCAACAGAAGCATGGAG TGTCACAAGTGACAGTAAGACCAACGATATCCGGAAGTCCATACAAAAAACCGCAAAATTCATCGTCACAATTAACGAAGAATCGTTTAGCATCTGTGTCAAATCCGGTACACACGTCGGAAGAAGTTGAACGATTAAAG TTACAGCCTTCGTACAGCACCGAAGAATTGAATCAGGAAATGGCTAACTTAGAAGGTCTTATGAAAGATCTGAATGCCATAACAGCATCAGAATTTGAATGTTAA
- the LOC105196623 gene encoding neogenin isoform X1, with protein sequence MEPRPLAAVLLALLLTALARVNAGGLDFIIEPRDVVVEQGGPARLDCEAKSVFGTPNIHWRTDDGQPITFIGDSYRSQLANGSLYINSVYAGSAELTGSYQCLASIENVGSIVSRPATIKLASLPGFEREPQDTMVYTGQIAYLSCALPASSSLLKIQWLKDERPLKLDENRMTILPSGALEIDDVQYHDIGSYRCNASGYGQYRLSNKAELGLLSSDIDEGSSAPVFIAQPLQQIATEESDVTLECAANGYPKPTILWLKDGVALDLTSLDSRYRKIAASSLMITNVKESDHGSYQCRAENMVESLDAVAELIVQVPPKFVKKPEDKVASESQDLEFECEIYGKPEPKITWLKNGERITLSAYWQIVNGYNLRINGLLPIDAGIFQCMGVNPAGSVQASARLTINQPKIANPHRTTTPKTVPKKKLLLHRQLYNKTWQHPSTLLGHTFSSHMPSPPLSISPSDDPADLLPSSFKYPNSLYDPDSRFVDDTDTLEAFDGGGVPSPPRNLSLVIVTARFVTLRWQEPENANSDALNYFIHYKQEGAMRERVVNTQQKLEAMIRGLQPSMTYQFHVVAQNSRGISAPSEVLQVATLIEANVPGPPMNLEGHATSSMSITLSWEEPQVINGRISKYIITFMEGDGEEVTRETTSTTYELVDLVPYTEYSIRVQAVNENGPGAFSKDIMIRTHSAQPTQPPHNVTLEAASSTSIIIRWEPPLEGQNGIITGYRIRYRRYPHDPRSGDRRSPITVTTEGNQRLYVLNGLEKHVVYQVRICAFNVNGTGPWTEWTKIETYENDLDETKVPNVPSNLKANAMADSILISWHPPKDQSIKVRKYKLGWGKGYPDVEIQVLDGKQRSYAIKPIEPTTEYVISLRATNNVGDGQPAYANVRTPERFVSESAVPLIPPVGLKAIVLSASTVVLYWTDTTLSKSQYITDSRYYVVRYTNYHHSSSPRYKYYNATDLNCMIHDLKPNTQYEFTVKLVKGKRSSPWSMVVLNQTQEAAPSTAPRDLIIQTVEDRPTSVLLRWQPPKQPNGQITGYLIIYSTDNTKWDRDWLVEGVIGDKVDATVKGLHPNTLYYFKIQARNSKGYGPFSTTISFKTPQSNGMDDELHDGDGRSFSNILIYIIAGLSVIFITAISVVVVVCCKRNPGSPDRKKGYMKDSNQKTNIKPPDLWIHHDQMELKALEKSSINGEASTSGVTSNTLPRSSNPDYNQDNIHGNSSSLDKRTYVPSYMGNTDEKCSTLSRQHSRGSHKPKLITLPVDSAPLHQPIATATPIVNSSMSQPTIHTSCSDTSSVRQNYPRTVAQYSLNRAHVTLEPTPESSPDSCSIPNSYEPLQSQLSYGTSGQSYSGSTQYNSGHYGNSAQPMSSSVGVENNASKRLQGHPLKSFSVPAPPPQSAPSTPAQQKHGVSQVTVRPTISGSPYKKPQNSSSQLTKNRLASVSNPVHTSEEVERLKLQPSYSTEELNQEMANLEGLMKDLNAITASEFEC encoded by the exons ATGGAGCCGCGTCCTCTCGCCGCCGTCCTCTTGGCTTTGTTGTTGACAGCGCTCGCACGAG TCAACGCGGGAGGCTTGGACTTCATTATCGAGCCGCGGGATGTGGTGGTGGAGCAGGGAGGTCCTGCGAGGCTGGACTGCGAGGCGAAGAGCGTATTTGGGACGCCAAATATACATTGGCGTACGGACGATGGTCAGCCGATCACGTTTATTGGGGACAGTTATCG atcaCAGCTAGCGAATGGGTCCTTGTACATAAATAGTGTGTACGCTGGTAGTGCAGAATTAACCGGAAGTTATCAGTGCTTAGCCTCCATAGAGAATGTCGGCTCGATTGTCTCTCGGCCAGCTACAATTAAACTTGCAA gccTCCCTGGCTTTGAAAGGGAACCTCAAGACACCATGGTTTATACGGGACAGATTGCATATTTGAGTTGTGCGCTACCGGCTTCCTCGAGTTTGTTAAAGATACAATGGTTAAAGGATGAACGTCCTTTAAAGCTCGATGAGAATCGAATGACAATTCTGCCATCAG GCGCGTTGGAGATCGATGATGTTCAGTATCACGACATAGGATCATACAGATGTAACGCTAGCGGCTATGGCCAATACAGACTGAGCAACAAAGCAGAATTAGGTTTATTATCTAGTGACATCG ATGAGGGATCTAGCGCTCCAGTATTTATCGCACAACCCCTGCAACAAATAGCCACCGAAGAGTCTGACGTGACTTTGGAATGCGCCGCCAATGGCTATCCAAAACCGACAATTCTTTGGCTTAAAGACGGTGTAGCTCTTGATTTAACGTCACTCGACTCTag ATATCGCAAAATTGCAGCCTCTAGTCTTATGATCACGAATGTGAAAGAATCGGATCACGGTTCGTATCAATGTCGTGCGGAAAATATGGTCGAATCTTTGGATGCAGTTGCTGAATTAATTGTACAAG TTCCACCGAAATTTGTGAAGAAGCCGGAAGATAAAGTGGCAAGTGAGAGTCAGGATCTAGAGTTCGAATGTGAAATCTATGGAAAACCGGAACCAAAAATTACCTGGCTGAAGAACGGCGAGCGTATCACATTGAGTGCATATTGGCAAATTGTCAATGG ATACAATTTGAGAATCAATGGACTGTTACCCATAGATGCAGGAATTTTCCAGTGCATGGGAGTGAATCCTGCTGGTAGTGTTCAAGCCTCGGCACGTCTTACAATTAACCAGCCCA AGATAGCAAATCCCCATAGAACAACTACTCCTAAGACAGTTcctaagaaaaaattattactgcACCGGCAGTTGTATAATAAGACGTGGCAGCATCCAAGTACTCTCCTAGGACACACGTTCTCGTCACACATGCCAAGTCCTCCACTTTCAATAAGTCCGTCCGACGATCCTGCAGATCTGCTCCCGAGTTCGTTTAAGTATCCTAACTCCCTTTACGATCCGGACTCCCGTTTTGTAGATGATACAGATACTCTAGAAGCGTTTGATGGGGGTGGTGTACCCTCACCGCCGAGGAACTTGAGTCTCGTCATCGTTACCGCAAGATTCGTTACACTACGCTGGCAAGAGCCAGAAAACGCAAACAGCGACGCTCTCAACTATTTCATACATTATAAACAGGAGGGGGCTATGAG GGAAAGAGTTGTCAACACGCAGCAGAAGCTGGAGGCCATGATACGTGGTTTGCAACCTAGTATGACGTATCAATTCCACGTGGTTGCACAAAATTCTCGAGGAATCAGTGCTCCTAGCGAAGTATTACAAGTTGCAACATTGATAGAGGCTAATGTTCCCGGACCTCCGATGAATCTAGAGGGTCATGCGACAAGCAGCATGAGTATTACCTTATCGTGGGAGGAGCCACAAGTTATAAATGGTCgaatatctaaatatattattacatttatggag GGCGACGGTGAAGAGGTAACACGTGAAACTACTAGTACAACGTATGAATTGGTAGATCTCGTGCCTTATACGGAATACAGTATTAGAGTTCAAGCGGTCAACGAAAATGGCCCAGGCGCGTTTAGTAAAGATATCATGATTCGGACTCACAGCGCACAACCGACACAACCGCCGCATAACGTTACTTTAGAAGCAGCTAGTTCGACG AGTATTATCATAAGGTGGGAACCTCCGCTCGAGGGGCAGAATGGAATCATCACGGGTTATAGAATACGTTATCGCAGATATCCGCATGACCCCCGATCCGGGGATCGGCGATCCCCGATCACGGTGACAACTGAAGGAAATCAACGTTTATACGTGCTCAATGGGCTCGAAAAGCACGTTGTGTATCAAGTCCGCATATGTGCCTTCAATGTCAATGGAACTGGACCTTGGACAGAATGGACAAAGATAGAGACGTACGAGAACGATTTGGACGAAACAAAAGTACCAAATGTACCCAGTAATTTAAAAG CGAATGCTATGGCAGATTCTATACTAATATCGTGGCATCCCCCGAAAGATCAGAGCATCAAAGTGAGAAAGTATAAATTAGGCTGGGGTAAAGGCTATCCTGATGTCGAGATACAGGTTCTTGATGGAAAGCAACGATCCTATGCTATTAAGCCTATAG AACCAACAACGGAGTACGTAATATCTTTAAGAGCAACGAATAATGTTGGTGATGGTCAACCAGCATACGCGAATGTGAGAACTCCCGAACGTTTTGTATCTGAATCCGCAGTGCCTTTAATACCACCCGTTGGCCTTAAAGCTATCGTGCTCTCGGCTTCCACTGTTGTACTGTATTGGACAGACACGACCTTGTCAAAAAGTCAA tatatcaCCGATAGTCGATACTACGTGGTGCGTTATACGAACTACCATCACAGCAGCAGCCCAagatacaaatattacaatgcTACTGATCTCAACTGTATGATTCACGATTTAAAACCTAATACACAATATGAATTTACGGTTAAACTGGTCAAG GGTAAACGAAGCTCGCCGTGGAGTATGGTCGTTCTAAATCAAACACAAGAGGCTGCACCTAGCACAGCGCCTCGAGATTTAATCATTCAAACTGTCGAGGATCGTCCAACTTCCGTTTTACTGCGATGGCAACCTCCTAAGCAACCCAATGGACAAATCACAG GATATCTCATAATTTATTCCACTGATAACACGAAATGGGATCGTGATTGGCTGGTCGAAGGTGTCATCGGTGACAAGGTGGATGCTACCGTGAAGGGTCTGCATCCTAATACGTTATATTACTTTAAGATCCAAGCCCGTAACTCCAAAGGATATGGACCATTCTCCACAACAATCTCATTTAAAACGCCACAAA GCAATGGCATGGATGATGAATTGCATGATGGAG atgGGCGAAGCTTCTCcaatatattgatttatatcaTAGCGGGTCTTTCTGTTATCTTTATCACTGCCATATCGGTAGTGGTCGTAGTTTGCTGTAAACGTAATCCAGGCTCCCCAGATCGAAAGAAAGG ATATATGAAAGATTCGAATCAGAAGACAAATATTAAACCGCCGGATTTGTGGATTCATCACGATCAAATGGAGCTGAAGGCGCTTGAGAAATCGTCGATAAATGGTGAAGCTTCTACCAGTGGCGTCACCAGTAATACGTTACCTAGGTCGAGCAATCCGGATTATAATCAAGATAATATACACGGAAATTCCAGTTCGCTGGATAAGCGTACTTACGTGCCAAGTTATATGG GTAACACTGACGAGAAGTGCTCAACCCTGAGCAGACAGCACAGTCGTGGAAGCCACAAACCTAAATTAATTACACTCCCTGTTGACAGTGCACCTTTGCATCAGC CTATAGCCACAGCTACTCCAATTGTGAATAGCAGCATGTCGCAGCCAACCATTCACACCTCGTGCAGCGATACATCATCGGTGAGACAAAACTATCCACGAACAGTCGCGCAATATAGCTTAAATCGCGCGCACGTCACGTTGGAACCAACTCCAGAATCCAGTCCGGATTCTTGTAGCATACCTAACTCATATGAGCCATTACAGAGTCAG ttgtcaTATGGTACAAGTGGGCAGTCTTACAGTGGAAGCACTCAATATAATTCCGGTCATTATGGCAACAGCGCTCAACCGATGAGCAGTTCTGTTGGGGTAGAGAATAATGCTAGCAAGCGATTGCAAGGTCATCCCCTTAAGAGTTTCAGCGTGCCGGCTCCCCCGCCACAGAGTGCCCCTTCGACGCCAGCGCAACAGAAGCATGGAG TGTCACAAGTGACAGTAAGACCAACGATATCCGGAAGTCCATACAAAAAACCGCAAAATTCATCGTCACAATTAACGAAGAATCGTTTAGCATCTGTGTCAAATCCGGTACACACGTCGGAAGAAGTTGAACGATTAAAG TTACAGCCTTCGTACAGCACCGAAGAATTGAATCAGGAAATGGCTAACTTAGAAGGTCTTATGAAAGATCTGAATGCCATAACAGCATCAGAATTTGAATGTTAA